In Myxococcus guangdongensis, the following proteins share a genomic window:
- a CDS encoding trypsin-like peptidase domain-containing protein, whose amino-acid sequence MNRSPVMFRRALVGALLLAVPSVSWAQAPAPAQQTPPGNLQPATREAQALPSLAPLVESVKSAVVNVDVQARGGGGPRGMGGGMDDNPLFDRFFGGGRGGREPLRQGAGSGFIIEPTGIVLTNNHVVEGAVSITVRLDDGRSFAGTVVGRDPLTDVALVKLKDKVEGLPTVKLGDSDALRVGDWVVAIGNPFGLASSVSLGIVSARARDIGASQYDEFLQTDAAINPGNSGGPLFNMKGEVVGINTAIVGGGTGIGFAVPSNLVKALVPQLEKDGAVTRAWLGVGIQDLTRDLAGALKLPVTEGAILTQVNPGSPAAKAGLKSDDVVTAIDGQHVTSSGQLTRTVALKRPGSTSTLTVFRDGKKQDVKVTLGTRPDLEGVASRKQEGDESQESSRRVGVSLQNLDARTAQQAGFTDRQGALITDVVPGSPADRAQLEAGMVVVEVNRKPVARADDLAKAIRAAPAGSTLLLRVTGPGGGRLLRALRVP is encoded by the coding sequence ATGAACCGTTCTCCCGTCATGTTCCGCAGGGCCCTGGTCGGCGCGCTCCTGCTCGCCGTCCCGTCGGTCTCCTGGGCCCAGGCTCCGGCTCCGGCGCAGCAGACCCCGCCGGGCAACCTCCAGCCCGCGACGCGGGAGGCGCAGGCGCTTCCGTCCCTGGCTCCGCTGGTGGAGTCGGTGAAGTCCGCCGTCGTCAACGTGGACGTGCAGGCGCGCGGGGGCGGCGGACCTCGGGGCATGGGCGGTGGCATGGATGACAATCCGCTCTTCGACCGCTTCTTCGGTGGAGGCAGGGGCGGGCGGGAGCCGCTGCGCCAGGGCGCGGGCTCGGGGTTCATCATCGAGCCGACAGGCATCGTCCTCACGAACAACCACGTGGTGGAGGGCGCCGTCTCCATCACCGTGCGCCTGGACGACGGGCGCTCGTTCGCCGGCACCGTCGTGGGCAGGGATCCGCTGACGGACGTCGCGCTGGTGAAGCTCAAGGACAAGGTGGAGGGGCTGCCCACGGTGAAGCTGGGCGACTCGGACGCGCTGCGCGTGGGGGACTGGGTGGTCGCCATCGGCAATCCGTTCGGCCTGGCCTCCAGCGTCAGCCTGGGCATCGTGTCGGCGCGTGCGCGCGACATCGGCGCGAGCCAGTACGACGAGTTCCTCCAGACAGACGCCGCCATCAACCCCGGCAACTCCGGCGGTCCGCTGTTCAACATGAAGGGCGAGGTCGTCGGCATCAACACGGCCATCGTCGGCGGGGGGACCGGCATCGGCTTCGCGGTGCCCAGCAACCTGGTGAAGGCGCTGGTGCCGCAGCTGGAGAAGGACGGCGCCGTCACGCGCGCGTGGCTGGGCGTCGGCATCCAGGATTTGACGCGGGACCTGGCGGGCGCGCTCAAGCTGCCCGTCACCGAGGGCGCCATCCTCACGCAGGTGAACCCGGGCTCGCCCGCGGCCAAGGCGGGGCTGAAGTCGGACGACGTCGTCACGGCCATCGACGGACAGCACGTGACGTCCAGCGGCCAGCTCACGCGCACGGTGGCGCTCAAGCGCCCGGGCAGCACGTCCACGCTGACGGTGTTCCGCGACGGCAAGAAGCAGGACGTGAAGGTGACGCTCGGCACGCGGCCGGACCTGGAGGGCGTGGCATCGCGCAAGCAGGAGGGGGACGAGTCTCAGGAGAGCTCCCGTCGCGTGGGCGTCAGCCTTCAGAACCTGGATGCGCGCACGGCGCAGCAGGCCGGCTTCACGGATCGCCAGGGCGCGCTCATCACCGACGTGGTGCCTGGCTCTCCCGCGGACCGCGCCCAGCTCGAGGCGGGCATGGTGGTGGTGGAGGTCAATCGCAAGCCCGTTGCCCGCGCGGACGACCTGGCCAAGGCGATTCGCGCCGCGCCCGCGGGCAGCACGTTGCTGCTGCGCGTGACGGGGCCCGGTGGTGGCCGCCTGCTGCGCGCGCTGCGCGTGCCGTAG
- a CDS encoding GGDEF domain-containing protein, whose amino-acid sequence MPLGPDTVGRKLLWSIALPGLVVALLGVGHFWREARVAVQDATQVESLALAEFVASTFMLPQPPGAAAHGAVTEVLHSDTRLFRSVEDVRVLTADGTIRWSRNPSEVGTKHREAARLTRPGPESARSADGVTEVVRPLGGPECAGCHTRGEVPGESVLQMRMLEPALHQQLTHVFGGALASMALFAILLALVIALSLHFNLTRPLRRLSAAMGRAEAGDLLVRADVRGTDEIARLSAAFNQMLARLTAMKAEEIDTHRDLELVKEKLALKDELEDRLRELSLLFDITRSLNDTLELDELLDGVTRLVVERLQIPEFSIMLLNPEGALEVRQAWPEHRGSEGLTFAVGEGACGRAAQTHKAVYLPDVADPTSIFARRGLSVDALTTGALLAVPMVHAGTLLGVVNFQRPHIASFSAGEIELLTAVADIAAAAVKNARLHAETVKLTMTDPLTGVPNRRHLFQRMELELARAQRFSTPLALLMVDVDHFKRLNDLAGHRVGDETLRRVCDILRTRVRKVDTLARYGGEEFVLLLPQTTKLDAMDVAEKLRRAVAEHVVLSQPGLPGGHVTVSVGVSHFPSDASTQEGLVDSADAALYCSKRTGRNRSTAFEMGMEIHPGRERGPHAPPAEAAASTPPGGVAKA is encoded by the coding sequence ATGCCCCTGGGTCCCGACACCGTAGGCCGGAAGCTCCTCTGGAGCATCGCTCTGCCGGGACTGGTGGTGGCGCTGCTGGGCGTGGGGCACTTCTGGCGTGAGGCGCGGGTGGCGGTGCAGGACGCCACGCAGGTGGAGTCGCTCGCGCTCGCGGAGTTCGTCGCCTCCACCTTCATGTTGCCGCAGCCTCCTGGCGCCGCCGCGCACGGGGCGGTGACGGAGGTGCTGCACTCCGACACGCGGCTGTTCCGCTCCGTCGAGGACGTGCGCGTGCTGACGGCGGACGGCACCATCCGCTGGTCTCGCAACCCGTCGGAGGTGGGCACGAAGCACCGCGAGGCCGCGAGGCTCACCCGCCCCGGCCCGGAGTCGGCGCGCTCGGCGGACGGCGTCACCGAGGTGGTGCGCCCCTTGGGCGGGCCCGAGTGCGCCGGCTGTCACACGCGCGGAGAGGTCCCCGGCGAGAGCGTGCTGCAGATGCGGATGTTGGAGCCCGCGCTGCACCAGCAGCTCACGCACGTGTTCGGTGGCGCGCTGGCCTCCATGGCGCTGTTCGCCATCCTGCTCGCGCTGGTCATCGCGCTCTCGCTGCACTTCAACCTCACGCGCCCACTGCGTCGGCTGAGCGCGGCGATGGGGCGCGCGGAGGCGGGAGACCTGCTGGTGCGCGCGGACGTGCGCGGCACGGATGAAATCGCCAGGCTCAGCGCCGCCTTCAACCAGATGCTCGCGCGGCTCACCGCCATGAAGGCGGAGGAGATCGACACCCACCGTGACTTGGAGCTGGTGAAGGAGAAGCTCGCGCTCAAGGACGAGCTCGAGGACCGCCTGCGGGAGCTGTCGCTGCTGTTCGACATCACGCGCTCGCTCAACGACACGCTGGAGCTGGACGAGCTGCTCGACGGCGTCACCCGGCTGGTGGTGGAGCGGCTGCAGATCCCCGAGTTCTCCATCATGCTCCTCAACCCGGAGGGCGCGCTGGAGGTGCGGCAGGCGTGGCCGGAGCACCGTGGCTCGGAGGGCCTCACCTTCGCCGTGGGCGAGGGCGCGTGTGGACGCGCGGCCCAGACGCACAAGGCCGTGTACCTGCCGGACGTGGCGGACCCGACGAGCATCTTCGCGCGCCGCGGACTGTCGGTGGACGCGCTGACCACGGGCGCGCTGCTGGCGGTGCCCATGGTGCACGCGGGCACGCTCTTGGGCGTGGTGAACTTCCAGCGGCCGCACATCGCCAGCTTCTCCGCGGGGGAGATCGAGCTGCTCACCGCGGTGGCGGACATCGCGGCGGCGGCGGTGAAGAACGCGCGGCTGCACGCGGAGACGGTGAAGCTCACCATGACGGACCCGCTGACGGGGGTGCCCAACCGGCGCCACCTGTTCCAGCGCATGGAGCTGGAGCTGGCGCGGGCGCAGCGCTTCAGCACGCCGCTGGCGCTGCTCATGGTGGACGTGGACCACTTCAAGCGCCTCAATGACCTCGCGGGCCACCGCGTGGGTGACGAGACGCTCCGCCGCGTCTGCGACATCCTGCGCACGCGCGTGCGCAAGGTGGACACGCTGGCGCGCTACGGCGGCGAGGAGTTCGTCCTGCTGCTGCCCCAGACCACCAAGCTGGACGCCATGGACGTGGCGGAGAAGCTGCGCCGCGCGGTGGCGGAGCACGTGGTCCTCTCGCAGCCCGGACTGCCCGGAGGACACGTCACCGTCTCCGTCGGCGTGTCCCACTTCCCCAGCGACGCCTCCACGCAGGAGGGCCTGGTCGACAGCGCGGACGCGGCCCTCTATTGCAGCAAGCGCACGGGCCGCAACCGAAGCACGGCGTTCGAAATGGGGATGGAGATCCACCCCGGCCGCGAGCGTGGGCCCCACGCGCCCCCCGCCGAGGCCGCCGCCTCGACACCTCCGGGCGGCGTGGCCAAGGCGTAG
- a CDS encoding tetratricopeptide repeat protein: protein MRPSRPVLARSVIFRLLVAAPLCALCACANNAASQADVGALTAEVRALRESQSRLVERLERLEAHAAVDRARATPSAARPASSSTVPVTAVESGGALMATPDLSVVKLKPRFEPAPKLNTQVAVTEPDSEQMEMFISPVGEDSAPMAAISSGGATMVSTRGEDPADQADPDVLDADYEKYVSMLRTGNVEGGVQRLRRFSEENPRHPRADNALYFSGLGQMGLNDFKDAASTFERLIATYPAGDAVLDGMLRLAECRVRLNQAADARALYTRVVTQFPGTAAATQAEQRLAALSQ, encoded by the coding sequence TTGCGTCCATCGAGGCCCGTGCTCGCGCGCTCCGTCATCTTCCGCCTGCTCGTTGCCGCGCCGCTGTGCGCGCTGTGCGCCTGTGCCAACAACGCCGCCTCCCAGGCGGACGTCGGGGCGCTGACGGCCGAGGTGCGCGCGCTGCGTGAGTCCCAGTCCCGGCTGGTGGAGCGGCTGGAGCGCCTGGAGGCCCATGCCGCGGTGGACCGCGCGCGCGCGACCCCGAGCGCCGCCCGGCCCGCGTCCTCCTCGACGGTGCCCGTCACGGCGGTGGAGTCGGGTGGGGCGCTGATGGCCACGCCGGACTTGTCCGTGGTGAAGCTCAAGCCGCGCTTCGAGCCCGCGCCCAAGCTGAACACGCAGGTGGCGGTGACGGAGCCGGACTCCGAGCAGATGGAGATGTTCATCAGCCCCGTGGGCGAGGACTCCGCGCCCATGGCCGCCATCTCCTCGGGCGGCGCCACCATGGTGAGCACGCGGGGCGAGGACCCCGCGGACCAGGCGGACCCGGACGTGCTCGACGCGGACTACGAGAAGTACGTGTCCATGCTGCGCACCGGCAACGTGGAGGGGGGCGTGCAGCGCCTGCGCCGCTTCTCCGAGGAGAACCCCCGCCACCCGCGCGCGGACAACGCGCTGTACTTCAGCGGGCTGGGGCAGATGGGGCTCAACGACTTCAAGGACGCCGCCAGCACGTTCGAGCGGCTGATCGCCACCTATCCCGCCGGGGACGCCGTGTTGGACGGCATGCTCCGGCTCGCCGAGTGTCGGGTGCGGCTCAACCAGGCCGCGGATGCCCGGGCTCTCTACACGCGCGTCGTCACCCAGTTCCCGGGGACGGCCGCCGCCACGCAGGCGGAGCAGCGGCTCGCCGCGCTCTCGCAGTGA
- a CDS encoding SGNH/GDSL hydrolase family protein, with the protein MSVNYVALGDSTAVGVGATRGGGYPERLASRLRREGLSVGLTNLGVSGARIRDVFTGQVKAAVAAQPTLVTLGVGTNDIWRGTALEDFREDLERIARRLKQTGAPLVLVNIPDMALAPIAQMVPSTLYEGRIEPFNAAIAEVSRAEGLHLVDLHSASREMFPRAAHFFSQDGFHPSDEGYEEWADLMLPTVRTLVSR; encoded by the coding sequence ATGAGCGTCAACTACGTCGCGCTCGGGGACAGCACGGCGGTGGGCGTGGGCGCGACGCGGGGCGGCGGCTATCCGGAGCGTCTGGCCTCGCGGTTGCGTCGCGAGGGACTGTCAGTCGGGTTGACGAACCTGGGCGTCAGCGGAGCGCGCATCCGGGACGTCTTCACCGGACAGGTCAAGGCGGCGGTGGCCGCGCAGCCGACGCTGGTGACTCTGGGCGTGGGCACCAACGACATCTGGCGCGGCACCGCGCTGGAGGACTTCCGCGAGGACCTGGAGCGGATTGCTCGCCGGCTCAAGCAGACCGGCGCGCCGCTCGTGCTGGTCAACATCCCGGACATGGCGCTGGCGCCGATTGCCCAGATGGTGCCCAGCACCCTCTACGAGGGCCGCATCGAGCCCTTCAACGCCGCCATCGCCGAGGTGTCTCGCGCGGAGGGGTTGCACCTGGTGGACCTGCACTCGGCCAGCCGGGAGATGTTCCCGCGCGCGGCGCACTTCTTCTCGCAGGACGGGTTCCATCCCTCCGACGAGGGCTACGAGGAGTGGGCGGACCTGATGCTGCCCACGGTGCGCACGCTCGTGTCGCGCTGA
- a CDS encoding glycoside hydrolase family 57 protein, translated as MSLGSLSLVLHAHLPFVRHPEHEDFLEEDWLYEAISETYLPLLLAFDSLAEDGVPFRLAMTLSPTLVTMLRDELLMKRYARKLDSLCELGDREVHRTKTDATFGPLARFHRDHFESLRRAFHDRYRGDLVSAFRRLQDAGHLDILTCNATHGFLPLMQQVPEAVRAQVSVAANHYRQNFGRDPTGIWLAECGYFPGLERVLAAERIRYFFVDTHGLTDATPRPLHGPYAPIFTEAGVAAYARDPESSQQVWSSEYGYPGDPEYREFYRDIGWDLELDYIRPYIQPTGDRKNTGFKYYRITGKTNDKQPYDPARARARAEVHAGNFLFNRQRQLEYLASRLGDRKPVVVAPYDAELFGHWWFEGPWFLESLIRQAARAQSTFDLVTPADDLRDHPENQVATPPMSSWGAGGYAHMWLDDSNDWVYRHLNHCARKMVELARDFPEATDSQRRALNQAARELLLAQSSDWAFILKTGTMVDYAKRRTQEHVRHFLRLHDELRAGTLDEPWLTGLESRDNVFPELDYRLYQPG; from the coding sequence ATGAGCCTGGGCTCCCTTTCACTCGTCCTCCACGCGCACCTGCCGTTCGTCCGTCATCCCGAGCACGAGGACTTCCTCGAGGAGGACTGGCTCTACGAGGCCATCTCCGAGACCTACCTCCCATTGCTCCTCGCATTCGACTCCCTGGCGGAGGATGGCGTCCCGTTCCGCCTGGCGATGACGTTGTCACCCACGCTCGTCACCATGCTGCGCGACGAGCTGCTGATGAAGCGCTACGCGCGGAAGCTCGATTCGCTCTGTGAGCTGGGAGACCGCGAGGTCCATCGCACGAAGACCGATGCCACCTTCGGTCCTCTGGCGCGCTTCCATCGCGACCACTTCGAGTCGCTGCGCCGCGCCTTTCATGACCGCTACCGAGGGGATCTGGTCTCCGCGTTCCGCCGACTCCAGGACGCGGGCCACCTGGACATCCTCACGTGCAACGCGACGCACGGCTTCCTGCCGTTGATGCAGCAGGTCCCCGAGGCCGTGCGAGCGCAGGTGTCGGTCGCCGCCAACCACTACCGCCAGAACTTCGGGAGAGATCCCACAGGCATCTGGCTCGCCGAGTGCGGCTACTTCCCGGGCCTGGAGCGCGTGCTCGCCGCCGAGCGCATCCGTTACTTCTTCGTCGACACGCACGGCCTCACGGATGCAACGCCGCGTCCACTGCACGGACCCTACGCGCCCATCTTCACCGAGGCCGGCGTCGCCGCGTATGCGAGAGACCCGGAGAGCAGCCAGCAGGTCTGGAGCTCCGAGTACGGCTACCCCGGCGACCCCGAGTACCGCGAGTTCTACCGGGACATCGGCTGGGACCTGGAGCTGGACTACATCCGCCCGTACATCCAGCCCACGGGTGACCGGAAGAACACCGGCTTCAAGTACTACCGCATCACGGGGAAGACGAACGACAAGCAGCCCTATGATCCGGCGCGGGCGCGCGCGCGCGCCGAGGTCCACGCCGGCAACTTCCTCTTCAACCGTCAGCGGCAGCTCGAGTACCTCGCCTCGCGACTCGGTGACCGCAAGCCCGTCGTGGTGGCGCCCTACGACGCGGAGCTCTTCGGCCACTGGTGGTTCGAGGGTCCCTGGTTCCTCGAGTCCCTCATCCGTCAGGCCGCGCGCGCGCAGTCCACGTTCGACCTGGTGACGCCGGCGGACGACCTGCGCGACCACCCCGAGAACCAGGTGGCCACGCCGCCGATGTCCTCCTGGGGCGCGGGCGGCTACGCGCACATGTGGCTGGATGACAGCAACGACTGGGTCTACCGCCACCTGAATCACTGCGCGCGGAAGATGGTGGAGCTCGCCCGGGACTTCCCGGAGGCCACCGATTCGCAGCGTCGCGCGCTCAACCAGGCCGCTCGCGAGCTGCTGCTCGCCCAGAGCTCCGACTGGGCCTTCATCCTGAAGACGGGCACCATGGTGGACTACGCCAAGCGCCGCACCCAGGAGCACGTGCGCCACTTCCTCCGCCTGCATGACGAACTCCGCGCGGGCACCCTGGACGAGCCCTGGCTCACCGGGCTGGAGTCGCGTGACAACGTCTTCCCGGAGCTGGACTACCGCCTCTACCAGCCTGGCTGA
- a CDS encoding DNA-processing protein DprA, with protein MADAETDSLTAEQQASLALWAVPGLGPRTLVALRAFADGRLAPLASTPVRDWVSDAPVSPQVRQKLAAVAGLPALAERLLEQCRRSGMRVAFADQRAYPERLRDVEDAPPLLFLRGRPGPPRRRVAMVGSRRPDQGFLPFARSLARQVAEGGVGVVSGAAAGVDRACHWGALDAGGETWAFLGSALDALDPAQARLLPHFLERGGVFFSELPPGVRASTSTFPRRNRLISGASDAVLVVRAGAESGSLYTARAGRAQGRPVLAMPGDVRQEGAAGCNALLREGHASACLDVKDVWRAVGVDPGWMVAPGREDSWARLSAEARGAYAVLDRIPRTFDEVLTGSTLTPAALVSALVELEMTGLVLQHPGRLYEKL; from the coding sequence ATGGCGGACGCTGAGACGGACAGCCTCACGGCGGAGCAGCAGGCATCCCTGGCGCTCTGGGCCGTTCCCGGCCTGGGGCCGAGGACGCTGGTCGCCCTGCGCGCGTTCGCCGACGGCCGCCTGGCGCCCCTGGCCTCGACTCCTGTACGGGACTGGGTGTCCGACGCGCCGGTTTCCCCACAGGTCCGCCAGAAGCTGGCGGCGGTGGCGGGGCTGCCGGCCCTGGCGGAGCGGCTCCTGGAGCAGTGTCGGCGAAGCGGCATGCGGGTGGCGTTCGCCGACCAGCGGGCCTACCCGGAGCGGCTGCGGGACGTCGAGGACGCGCCGCCCCTGTTGTTCCTCCGCGGCCGGCCGGGTCCTCCGCGCCGACGGGTGGCGATGGTGGGCAGCCGGCGTCCGGACCAGGGCTTCCTTCCGTTCGCCCGCTCGCTGGCCCGTCAGGTGGCCGAGGGCGGGGTGGGGGTGGTCTCCGGAGCGGCGGCGGGGGTGGACCGGGCGTGCCACTGGGGCGCGCTGGATGCGGGAGGGGAGACCTGGGCGTTCCTGGGGTCGGCGCTGGACGCGTTGGACCCGGCGCAGGCCCGGCTGCTGCCCCACTTCCTGGAGCGGGGCGGGGTGTTCTTCAGCGAGCTGCCGCCTGGGGTCCGGGCGAGCACCTCGACGTTCCCGCGGCGCAACCGCCTCATCTCCGGCGCATCGGATGCGGTCCTGGTGGTGAGGGCGGGGGCGGAGTCGGGGAGTCTGTACACGGCCCGGGCGGGGCGGGCGCAGGGACGGCCTGTCCTCGCGATGCCTGGGGACGTGCGGCAGGAGGGGGCGGCGGGCTGCAACGCGCTGTTGCGAGAGGGCCACGCGAGCGCGTGCCTGGACGTGAAGGACGTCTGGCGGGCGGTGGGTGTTGACCCTGGGTGGATGGTGGCGCCGGGCAGGGAGGATTCCTGGGCCCGGCTCTCCGCGGAAGCGCGCGGGGCCTATGCGGTGTTGGACCGGATTCCCCGGACGTTCGATGAGGTGCTGACCGGGAGCACCCTCACGCCGGCCGCGCTGGTGAGCGCGCTGGTGGAGCTGGAGATGACGGGGCTGGTCCTCCAGCACCCGGGCAGGTTGTACGAGAAGCTCTAG
- a CDS encoding LysM peptidoglycan-binding domain-containing protein gives MRSRILTSLMLSLAVAPAWSALAQQEGGEQDDTEAGGETEGADVMDEAPEPPSGGTTVQLPPGAPKGRESAPGTVHTVQEGDTLWDLSQRYLDSPWYWPKVWSYNPEIANPHWIYPGNQVRFFGSGEEVPQRVETEQDPGDVVAPTEFADNNNVTVTGKIGYDVSSSRPVTTQGFVTPRELDEAGRIEGSPNGAHMLSFPDNVYVRFKRKADAKVGDRYVVFHTTQAVHHPRTGAKLGYLTDFAGTLRVVRVDKGLVTAQIVDTWDGIERGFLVGPYGEKLTERVAPRPNTNSKDLNATVITSLVPYLTLLGEHNTIVVDKGSADGVQLGNTFVILRQGDPARAVLGKKVKPAQSEADKALPWERIGTCMVTEVKERTNNCLMMNSLEEVATGDRALMRPSGAAPAPSASR, from the coding sequence ATGCGCTCCCGGATCCTCACCTCGCTGATGTTGAGCCTCGCCGTCGCCCCCGCCTGGAGCGCGCTCGCGCAGCAGGAGGGTGGCGAGCAGGACGACACGGAGGCCGGCGGAGAGACTGAAGGCGCCGACGTCATGGACGAGGCCCCCGAGCCCCCCTCGGGCGGCACCACCGTGCAGCTGCCTCCGGGCGCGCCCAAGGGCCGCGAGAGCGCGCCGGGCACCGTCCACACGGTGCAGGAGGGCGACACGCTGTGGGACCTGTCCCAGCGCTACCTGGACAGCCCCTGGTACTGGCCGAAGGTCTGGTCCTACAACCCGGAGATCGCCAACCCGCATTGGATCTACCCGGGCAACCAGGTGCGCTTCTTCGGCTCGGGCGAGGAGGTCCCCCAGCGCGTGGAGACCGAGCAGGACCCCGGGGACGTGGTCGCGCCCACCGAGTTCGCCGACAACAACAACGTCACCGTGACGGGGAAGATTGGCTACGACGTGTCCTCGTCGCGCCCGGTGACGACGCAGGGCTTCGTGACGCCGCGTGAGCTGGACGAGGCGGGCCGCATCGAGGGCTCGCCCAACGGCGCGCACATGCTGTCCTTCCCCGACAACGTCTACGTGCGCTTCAAGCGCAAGGCGGACGCGAAGGTGGGCGACCGCTACGTCGTCTTCCACACCACGCAGGCGGTGCACCACCCCCGCACGGGCGCCAAGCTGGGCTACCTGACGGACTTCGCGGGCACGCTGCGCGTGGTGCGCGTGGACAAGGGCCTGGTGACGGCGCAGATCGTCGACACCTGGGACGGCATCGAGCGCGGCTTCCTGGTGGGCCCCTACGGGGAGAAGCTGACCGAGCGCGTGGCCCCGCGGCCGAACACGAACTCCAAGGACCTCAACGCCACCGTCATCACCTCGCTGGTGCCGTACCTGACGCTCCTGGGCGAGCACAACACCATCGTCGTGGACAAGGGCAGCGCGGACGGCGTGCAGCTGGGCAACACCTTCGTCATCCTGCGCCAGGGAGATCCGGCGCGCGCGGTGCTGGGCAAGAAGGTCAAGCCCGCCCAGTCGGAGGCGGACAAGGCGCTGCCCTGGGAGCGCATCGGCACGTGCATGGTGACCGAGGTGAAGGAGCGCACCAACAACTGCCTGATGATGAACTCCCTGGAAGAGGTCGCCACGGGAGACCGCGCGCTCATGCGTCCGAGCGGCGCGGCGCCGGCGCCCAGCGCCAGCCGCTGA
- the pgeF gene encoding peptidoglycan editing factor PgeF gives MSIELLTSRLLPVPHGFATRAGGVSEGPFSSLNLGFSTGDAPEKVEENLRRLAGAAGAPLGALSRVSQVHGDRVLEARVEPVEDTLRPVEGEADALWTEVPGTWVAVGTADCVPVVLVDPDGRRVAAIHSGWKGTDLSISARAVETLVARGARPERLLAAVGPAIQRCCYEVSEELGQRFTRRFGAEVVEVEPSGRVRLDLARAVRMTLMGAGLRPEHVDVLQACTACEPSRFFSHRRDAGRTGRHLNLVVNRF, from the coding sequence ATGTCGATTGAGTTGCTGACGTCCCGACTGCTGCCCGTCCCTCACGGCTTCGCGACGCGCGCGGGTGGCGTGTCCGAAGGTCCGTTCTCCTCGCTGAACCTGGGCTTCTCCACCGGAGACGCACCGGAGAAGGTGGAGGAGAACCTGCGTCGGCTCGCGGGCGCGGCGGGTGCGCCGCTGGGGGCGTTGTCCCGCGTGTCACAAGTCCATGGCGACCGGGTGCTGGAGGCGCGCGTCGAGCCCGTGGAGGACACGCTGCGGCCGGTGGAGGGCGAGGCGGACGCGCTGTGGACGGAGGTTCCTGGCACCTGGGTGGCGGTGGGCACGGCGGATTGTGTGCCGGTGGTGTTGGTGGACCCGGACGGGCGGCGTGTGGCGGCGATCCACTCGGGGTGGAAGGGGACGGACCTGTCCATCAGCGCGCGCGCCGTGGAGACGCTGGTGGCGCGAGGGGCCCGGCCGGAGCGGCTGCTCGCGGCGGTGGGGCCCGCCATCCAGCGCTGCTGCTACGAGGTGTCGGAGGAGCTGGGGCAGCGCTTCACGCGGCGCTTCGGCGCGGAGGTCGTGGAGGTGGAGCCCTCCGGCCGCGTCCGGTTGGACCTGGCCCGGGCGGTGCGGATGACGCTGATGGGCGCGGGGCTGCGGCCGGAGCACGTGGACGTGCTACAGGCCTGTACCGCGTGTGAGCCCTCGCGGTTCTTCTCCCACCGCCGTGACGCGGGGCGTACCGGGCGGCATCTGAACCTGGTGGTGAACCGGTTCTAG